The Podospora pseudocomata strain CBS 415.72m chromosome 1 map unlocalized CBS415.72m_1, whole genome shotgun sequence genome has a segment encoding these proteins:
- the cyp1 gene encoding Peptidyl-prolyl cis-trans isomerase-like 1 (COG:O; EggNog:ENOG503P1TP), whose protein sequence is MAPTNVVLETTMGNIVFELYNDHAPKTCTNFSTLAQRGYYNGTIFHRIIKDFMIQGGDPTGTGRGGASIYGEKFEDELRGDLKHTGAGILSMANAGPNTNGSQFFITLAPTPWLDGKHTIFGRVKKGIRVVQRMGLVPVDKGDRPVEEVKIVKAYVAEEGAEDE, encoded by the exons ATGGCGCCTACAAACGTCGTCCTCGAGACCACCATG GGCAACATAGTCTTTGAGCTGTACAACGACCACGCCCCCAAGACGTGCACCAACTTTTCCACCCTGGCCCAGCGGGGGTACTACAACGGGACGATATTCCACCGCATCATCAAGGATTTCATGATTCAGGGGGGTGACCCGACGGGCACAGGGAGAGGCGGGGCGAGCATTTACGGGGAgaagtttgaggatgagctTAGGGGGGATTTGAAGC ACACCGGGGCTGGCATCCTCAGTATGGCCAACGCGGGCCCAAACACCAACGGGAGTCAGTTTTTCATCACGTTGGCTCCGACGCCGTGGCTGGATGGGAAGCATACTatttttgggagggtgaagaaggggatcAGGGTTGTGcagaggatggggttggtgccggttGATAAGGGGGatcggccggtggaggaggtcaagattgTGAAGGCTTatgttgcggaggagggggctgAGGATGAGTAA
- a CDS encoding uncharacterized protein (EggNog:ENOG503NW39; COG:S) has translation MDGPEDTNAEKLTASERSSAVHRKPRFLVIGAGRRGTAYASAVRRERLSAIIAAVAEPVRSTRISFGKKYVWEDGPPREDQAFESWQHFLDYETNRREAEAAGKKVYAGIDGIIVCTQDHTHKEILQAFGPLKLHVLCEKPISTSLQDCQDIYVSLGANSPERIFSTGHVLRYSPHNMLLRRLLLEDRAIGRSYRSSTQSQLVGSTSHTLMCEATGERSPLRLHRSFASLVMTSTSYCGYSATGRTLANRRTCPAWFPQLATCHSSPSIENQRQPKVPPIASRALTNGTAIGVPRSCTSRSSTTRESETGRYASSSQT, from the coding sequence ATGGACGGGCCAGAGGACACCAATGCGGAGAAGTTGACAGCTTCGGAGCGAAGCTCTGCTGTCCATCGCAAGCCTCGGTTCCTCGTCATTGGCGCCGGTCGGCGTGGAACCGCCTATGCGTCTGCCGTGCGACGAGAGAGATTGTCAGCCATCATTGCTGCGGTTGCAGAGCCAGTCCGGTCGACACGGATTTCGTTTGGCAAGAAATATGTCTGGGAGGATGGGCCACCGCGGGAAGACCAGGCTTTCGAGTCGTGGCAGCATTTTCTCGACTACGAGACGAACCGAAGGGAGGCCGAAGCTGCCGGTAAGAAGGTATATGCTGGGATTGACGGCATCATTGTGTGCACCCAGGACCACACGCACAAAGAGATCCTGCAGGCGTTTGGGCCGTTGAAATTGCACGTCTTATGCGAGAAGCCGATTTCAACATCTCTCCAGGACTGTCAGGACATATACGTTAGCCTCGGAGCCAACAGTCCAGAAAGGATCTTCTCAACCGGCCATGTCCTGCGATACAGCCCTCACAACATGCTTTTGAGGAGGCTCCTGTTAGAGGACAGGGCGATCGGGAGATCATATCGGTCGAGCACACAGAGCCAGTTGGTTGGTTCCACTTCTCACACTCTTATGTGCGAGGCAACTGGCGAAAGGAGTCCGTTGCGGCTCCATCGCTCCTTTGCAAGTCTTGTCATGACATCGACTTCATATTGTGGCTACTCTGCTACAGGACGGACTTTGGCGAACCGGCGCACATGCCCAGCCTGGTTTCCTCAGTTGGCAACCTGTCACTCTTCACCAAGCATCGAAAACCAGCGGCAGCCGAAAGTGCCACCAATTGCTTCTCGTGCCCTCACGAACGGAACTGCGATTGGAGTGCCAAGAAGCTGTACGTCGAGAAGCTCTACGACAAGGGAGAGCGAGACTGGCCGATATGCGTCGTCGTCCCAGACATAG
- a CDS encoding uncharacterized protein (COG:S; EggNog:ENOG503P32T): MVSVGVARQPQNHPTRRPFSLLLFAVQFAGRQPIQSMSSGTGDTGLAGIVIAPEDATSMDKLAHSVLDDILYDLVHDLLIRVHRDEKSARANTAAIKVEKLALGAIDGSTPDQRPDVEIETDAAIYKDGRVTLKGNPLKTTKEILCPRCNLPKLLHPTDGKGAKKPDPGVIYCKRHPYIEKPGFDIYGQTWVAPGPGRGKKKKDMEKKDLNDPNSPVPGTEGSAKDRPPNVLSFPSATCSKCKRCILVTRLNNHMGSCIGNSGRNASRAAAQKISNSNGGSQNNDNTPPGSQKGTPLPGSRAASPKKRDMDDPDDDAEESDASKPKKKIKLATTSLNKKVTLKAANTTKKEKAKASSMLNVEQKVDDEDGKNSTVQVAPKKTNPKGPSPVKNKIKVAKPTQPSPAGKAKVKVRERDLESESSGTLSSPPR; the protein is encoded by the exons ATGGTGTCGGTTGGCGTTGCAAGacaaccccaaaaccatCCCACACGACGACCTTtcagccttcttctgttCGCCGTTCAATTTGCTGGACGGCAACCAATACAGAGTATGTCATCAGGAACGGGAGACACCGGCCTTGCCGGCATCGTCATCGCTCCCGAGGATGCGACTTCAATGGACAAGCTT GCGCACTCAGTGCTCGACGACATTCTTTACGATCTTGTTCATGATTTGTTGATCAGGGTCCACCGGGACGAGAAGTCGGCTCGCGCCAACAcagccgccatcaaggttgaGAAGCTCGCACTCGGTGCCATAGATGGCTCAACACCAGACCAAAGACCCGACGTCGAGATTGAGACAGACGCGGCAATCTACAAAGATGGAAGAGTGACACTCAAGGgcaaccccctcaaaacaACCAAGGAGATCCTCTGCCCAAGATGCAATCTCCCAAAACTATTACACCCAACAGACGGGAAAGGTGCGAAGAAGCCAGACCCCGGTGTCATCTACTGCAAGAGACACCCATACATAGAGAAGCCGGGTTTCGATATCTACGGCCAGACCTGGGTCGCTCCAGGGCCAGGTCGaggcaaaaagaagaaggatatggaaaagaaagaccTCAACGATCCAAACTCGCCAGTCCCAGGCACAGAAGGCAGCGCCAAGGACCGGCCACCCAACGTGCTCAGTTTCCCCAGCGCGACTTGTAGCAAGTGCAAGCGCTGTATCCTGGTGACGCGTCTCAACAATCATATGGGGTCGTGTATCGGCAACAGTGGGCGAAATGCGAGTAGGGCAGCAGCCCAAAagatcagcaacagcaatggCGGCAGCCAAAACAATGACAACACGCCACCAGGCAGCCAGAAGGGCACACCACTTCCCGGCAGTCGTGCTGCTAGTCCCAAGAAGCGGGATATGGACGATCCTGAtgacgatgccgaggaaTCAGATGCTTCcaaacccaagaagaagatcaaaCTGGCCACCACTTCTCTCAACAAGAAGGTCACTCTGAAGGCGGCAAATACCaccaagaaggaaaaagCCAAGGCCAGCTCCATGCTCAACGTTGAGCAGAAagtggatgatgaagatggaaagAACTCAACAGTGCAGGTTGCCCCCAAGAAGACCAACCCAAAGGGCCCGTCGCCGGTGAAGAACAAGATCAAAGTGGCAAAGCCTACTCAGCCGTCGCCCGCTGGAAAGGCGAAGGTCAAAGTTAGAGAACGCGACCTAGAGAGTGAGTCTTCTGGCACGCTGTCCTCGCCCCCACGCTGA
- a CDS encoding uncharacterized protein (COG:E; EggNog:ENOG503NY1D), translating into MINLSSASRRLRACSANIRPISNLTMSSGPIKIAVLDDYQGISEPKYQKLDPSTYEVSFFIDTLSPYDHPDTIQDVKDKVVARLEPFTVISTMRERTPFPKELISRLPNLKLLLTTGNRN; encoded by the exons ATGATAAATTTAAGCTCGGCATCTCGTAGGCTTCGTGCGTGTTCTGCAAACATCAGACCTATATCGAATCTCACCATGTCGTCAGGCCCCATTAAGATCGCCGTCCTCGACGACTACCAGGGCATCTCTGAGCCCAAGTACCAGAAGCTTGACCCCTCAACGTACGAGGTGTCTTTCTTCATAGATACACTGTCTCCATATGATCACCCTGATACCATCCAAGatgtcaaggacaaggtTGTCGCCAGACTCGAGCCTTTTACGGTGATCT CTACCATGAGGGAACGTACCCCCTTTCCGAAGGAGCTGATCTcccgcctccccaacctcaagctcctcctaACCACAGGCAACCGAAACTAG